ACTAAAAACATCAGCAACATGAGAGGCTTCTGCTAACTGTAAAGACATCTGCTGTCTCTGTGATTTTATTGCTTCCAGTTTGTGTGGACATTTTATTCCACCCAAGCTATGAAATGATGAAATCTGTTTGGAAGACACAGTAGCTGATGCATCTAACTCCAATTCTGCTggcaaaacactttttttattTAGAGCTTCGTGTTTTaaattttcactgcttttctcaCTCTGGACAGATAGACTGCGTGCATCTTTCACAGAAAATGATTTGTTTCCATCATATTTTGAAGTGTTTCGAAACGAGTCTACTTTTGGAGATGATCTGAATGGCAGTTTGCTTGGGCTTCCATGCTGGTTATTGCTATTATTTCCAAGAGAACCTTGTCTAGAGTAagaattttctgtgttttttgaagtatttgaaAGTGTCTCTTGTGTTGCTGCTGACCCAGGAACGACCTTGATTTGAAGTCCTTCCATGGCTGAGTTCTGCCTTGTTAGAGAATTTCCTCTGTCAGAAGTGTTTGTAATAATCTGAGTCCGTACTTTTCCAAGACCTTCTGTCACAAGGGTAGATGACTTTTCTCCTGTATGAACGCTGAAACTCTGACTTCGAGCTTTCGCTCCATTCATGCCCAGAGCTGGTTTCAAGTGTGACTTGTTGCTAGAAGAAAAAGATCTCTTaactaattttctttctaattcaTCTACTCTGTCTATCACCAAGCTGCCGTTTTCATGTGAATGAGGTGATGCCGTATCCATACTAAGTCTCACAGtaaaattatcttttatttcGTTATCAGACTTAGAGTCTTTTAATTCAGCATCCATTGCACCTTTGGTGGTTGCACATTCATTTTGCTTGTACTTACTTGTACTCACGTGGCTTTTGGAAGCTGCATTTATACTATCTTTTTCCTGCTTCCCTGGGACGGTGGAGCTCTTTCGGAGAAGTTGAGGAGATTTGACAAATAATTTCAGTCCTACAGGAAGACGAGTTTTCACTCCTTTCTCATTAGAGTTTTGTGTGGCATTTGCAGTGTCACTACCATGAAACAGTGTTGACAATGGAGAATTGTTTACCTGAGATAGCAAGGGCTCACTCGCACTTGTTTTATGACATTGAGAAGTTGCAGGGAGAATGTTTGGCATCTTTTGTGGCTGATCAACCCCACTGTCACTGGAAATATCCTTCTTGCTGGAATGTGCTTCTTGTGAAGTTGTTTCCAGTGACGGACCCAGAGGAATGGACCTGCCTGTCTGAGAATCTATGCTCAGAAACTCACGGTTCCTATGGAGACCAATCTGATTCGTGCTCTTTAGGCAGACCTGCTTTGTGAAAACTTTGGAAAGTCCTTGGCATGCACTATGGGGTTGCTGagatatacatttattttgcataattgCTTCAGAATTTTCTTGAAGGTAAGATAACTCAATTTTGGCCCCAGAAGATACACTTTTTGCTTGCATATCATGGCTAGATTGATTATGGATGCCAGAGTTTGCAGTTCCTTTTGATGGTGAtgatttcagtatattttttgctgtttcacCTGGAACAGCTCCTCCTAACTTCACAGCTACAGGTGGTGAATGAGCATAATCAGGCCGAATCAATAGGGATGTTGACCTGCCTGGAGGAAGGGGTGGGGATGGCGACCTGGCTTCTACAGTTGCTAAATCATGGTTAGAGTCTCTAGTTGGAGGTTCTCCATAGTCAGTAGGCTCTATAAGGTGCTGAGGCAACAGTGGTGATGCTGGACTCTGACTCTTTGGATACTTTGTCCCATTGCCTCTGCTCGGACGCTTTGAGCTGGGcagggggagggcagggggcTTTGGAATCTGGAAGTTGACTTTTGAATCAAAATTACGAGGTGGACTTTGTGCCTTTTTGAGTCTTGAAAGCTTTACAGGTGGCAGAGCAGGTGATTTTTCAAGGGTTGCAGAGGTCACTGATGTAGCTGCAGGTGCCTCCTCACTCTCTGTCATCttgtttttttgtggagaaaatttACCTCTGCTGGGTATTTTAGTCAAGATTGGCTTTTGATTGATTGCTGCATGAACAATGGGGCTTGAATTGGTCTTGTATGATACATCATAAACTGGCTTCACTAGTTTTTGTCGTGGCGCATTTTGCAGTATTACTCTTCCACAGGGTGAAGATTCACTGCAGGTTGTGGTGACAACCGTATTTTTATTCCCTGTACTATCTTCAAGAGGCTGTTTCTTAGTTTTGTCTTCAGGTCCTTCCAAAACAGTGTAGTCTCTAGCATTTGCTCCTGTCTGCAAATTAGCTATTCCCTGAGGTATAAGTTCAGTATATTCTGCACTGGACCTACTTTCCGGTTGGTTGATTGATATCTCATTTCGTGTAACAGTGACAACTCCAGTTTGATGTGAGCTGAATTCAATAGGCTCACCATCCTCAGCATCAAATATTACTGTAATGCACTCCTCAGAAGAAGTCTTTTTTACGACTTTTTGTTGCTTAATGAAATTACATGTCTTTGGCCTAATGTCTGAGTGAGCAGAtgtctgtctttcctctttgtCACTAGATATAAACTGAGAATTCTCCGTGACTATAAGCTCATCAGAGTTCTTTGTGTACTTCTCAGTAAAAGGAGTTGCTAATAAATCTGATGGACTTTTCTCATCACTGCTTTCTATATGCAGTTCATCCAAGACTTCATTGTCATCAGTatcagaaagctgaaaattaaGGTCCTTCCAGCCTATATTAGCAAGGCTTTGATCTAACTGTAAATCAGGAAGCTTTGCTCTGGTGCATGATTCTACTTCTGCCTGAAATCCACTGACAAAACTAGTCAATTTTTCTGGTCTTTCCtttgaattaaaatatgaaCTTCTTTCTGGCAAATGTTTCCTATTAGGATCCCAGTGAAAGAGACTGTCAGAAACACTGTGAGTTAATTTGTTACAATAGATCCTGCAGATCCTGCAGTCTTTGCTTGGTACTTCCTGCAGCAATAATAAAGATGAAGAATCATCATCCGCATCATCATGTGAATCTGAATCATAAGAGAAAGTTTTGTTATGTTCAGTGCAAATACTTCCTATTTCCATTGGCTTACAGTGAGTCTGCTCATGATGGCTGCCACATTTAACTCCAGGGGAATATATTCCTTCATTGGAGTTCATGCAATCTTTGTAACCCCATTTCGATATTACTGAAGGTGATTCAAGCAATACTTTTTGCCTCTGTAATTTCTTCAGTCCTTCTAGGATATGGTTTTCCTTGATACGAGTTGGAGGCAGATCATCTGCAGGACTAGAGAGGTTGCTTGGGAGTGAAGAACCAATGCTTATTCTTTTATCCCAGCTCACGGATgactataaaaacaaaataaaactcacATATTATTCACAATTGCTATTAATAAGAAATGTTACAATTTTATTATAGAAATTTAGGAGCACATAGGAcattctattttattctttgctaTTAACAGcaatcttcttttttaatataggACTTCATACTGGTGTGAAGGCCACAGTGGAATTAAAACctgtaggaagaaaaatgtgaatggaAGGATTAAGATAAAGAAGGAGAAGAACAATTTGGattgtgaaaaacagaataaatgtcAGAATAAATGATGAGACTGTGAGCGAATTGGAGTGATAAGGGAATTGTTAAAAAGAGttaaaagggaagagagagagagaaagggagataGAAGGGAGAGAACTCCTACTGAGTTTTTTGACAAGTGttttaaatgtgaaagaaaaaagaaaaaaatatttctgaaagttaTCGTAAGCTAATAAATGAAGCAAGTTAATTTGATTTACTCTTTTGCTGCATGTCTTCCCATCATTCCAAGTGTAGGAGGAACCACTGGAATATTCACTGCAAGCACTTGAAAGGGAGAGTTCACTGCTACTGCAGCTGCTCCGGGGATATAGGCGGCTAGGACCTGTCACATTTAATTGACTGTGGCATTTCAAGACAGGTATAGTGGATTTCACATTCTGTTGGCATTCCTAAAAcatgagaagaaacagaaatatcttATGGCTGGAAAAAGATcatttaacttctgcctgaTTAAGAAGGACAAAGACAAGCCAAGTAAGCTACTTACACATTCCTATTAGGCCATTAGTGTCTGGTGAATTTAATGCAGAgaactaaattaaaaattgcTAGTATTTTCATTTGTCAGGGGGAAAAGCCATGATCctccatgttttcttttttattcttgagTCAGTATTCTGCTCTTCCTTTGCTAAAGACTATTGAGTCTGCTTGAATTATGTTTTGTATATAAGCAGCATGCTCCAGTTagatacagaaaacaaagttatAAGAATACAAGTACATCTTGACAACTGCATTATAGCCCTAGAATGTAACAGATGAGGCTGTATACCCTGGACAAGGTAAATTAATTTAGTATCCCAACCAGAATGCCCACTGAGAATGGAATCTCTCCATTACAGTCTAATTTTGGTTTCCTATCTAGTTCAAAGCTTTGTCTAAGAAACTCTCTGACGTAGGACAATCCATCTTTGTGACACTTGCAGACAGCTGAAGCCTCTTGCTTATGCAATTTATTGACACTTTATGGCTGCCTTTAGTACTTGTGTAGTTATCGCCCTGCTCCAAATGCAATTTCAGCTGACTGTGACTAAGTGCCAGCTTTGAGGAAGAGAGTAATGAAGAGCAGATAGCACTTTAGGTAAAATATTAAACCTCTGTAGGAGTATCTAGGATGcctttaatttgttttcaaactaaTACTCTTGTGCCTAACAATGTTAGATCTTCTTTAATGTTAAGTGCCTGCACCATTCTGTTAGGCAATTCTCCAGTTTCCTTACCAAATCAGACACCTTTTTAATTACCAGTGGCAAAAAACAGAATGGCACAACTCTACTTTTTATAAAACTTTGCTTTGAATTTCATTAAGACAGAACTTGATTGTCCAGCCTCAAAGAATATTTACTGATTTTTGCATCAGGACATAGACCCAATCCATTTTGATGAGATTAAAAATTTACCTTCATATTTAGAAAATGCGAAGTCCACAAAAAATTTACTAAAACTGCATATGCAATACACAGCTGCTTCATGCAGGTATCTGGAAAAATGTATAGTTTGTAGGCACTTCTCATGCACTAACATTTTTGTTGTACTTTTCCtaatttcttccatttattcCTCCACAAATTCCATTTATTATTACTAGGGTTGAACCTTTTTGGAGTTAAATGGGTGAGAGCAGAATTTTTACTGCTAAGGAGTTCATCAGTACAGCTATTCATTGCTCAGCTGACATAATAATGTTCTGGTTTTGACAAACATAACTACAGGGCAAGTCATTACTCTCTGTCACAGGCAAAACCTATGAATGGGAAAATCATTTAGAGGTAGCAAGAGCACATTTCACCTCTGGGAGTTATTGGTACATGTCCTCCTAGGAAGTCAAATGGATGCTGGAGGAACAGCCTTTAAATCTGTTGGCTCTGGGAGGAGCACATGCTTCAGCATCAGAGGCAGGATGATGCCTTTGTTTTTAGCTTTGAAACAGATATTCTTGCTTTGTGGAGACAAATTATTTCTGCCATTGTGATTCCCATGGGACACCCCTCATCAGCTGTCACATCTATCACACCTATGATGGTGTCATGCCCAGTAGGGCTGACTGTATAGAGGGCAATGGCAACACATGCTTGTCCTAGCTGTTTCAGACATGGCAATGGAAAAACCCACCACGTCAAATACTGCCCTTTATACTATGCCACATCCCAGTCTACTGAAGAGAAGGATGTCTGTAAAATCCTTCCCTATAAGAACACTCTGTAAGAGAAAGGCGGAGACCTCAGCATACTGAAGAGTTTGCCTTCCCTTCCTATTACTTTCAGCTAGTCTGCAGGCCTGGCCATCCCTTTACTTTGTTTCCCCTGACCCAAAAGGTGAGAAAAGTATCTGCTCCTGTAGTTTTAACAGCGTGAAAAACAGATATCTAAGCAAAGCAAGAGAAGAGTTTATCACTGAAATCATCTTTATTGTTGGAGAGATGAGGCAAATGTGCAAAAACATCACAGCGTTAGAGATTTTGAAGTAGGATATCCAGCTCATTTCTGGATAACTTTGACAATACCATAAAAGGACTGAAATTTTCTGTGGCAATTTGCCTGTATTCTCTAAACTCTCTCAGAAAGTACTTTAAATTGTATGTTTATGATGCATTAATTAACTACATTTAACTTGAACACGGGCTTGTTAAATGACATggtgaaattttaatttttaaattgtgaCTTTAAAATCATTACCATTAACAAAATTAGAGTACAAAGTCCTGAATGTAATATTACaatttaaatacataatttttttgGCAGGCATCACAGAGAACTGAAAGAATCAGACTACAAAAGAGACAAAACTACTTATTTAGAAAATCCTAACCTGAAGGCTTAATTACATGTTATGCAAAGGGTTGTTAGCATTTTTGTGAACCTTTGAAACAATGCCTTTTCATTACAATAAGCACTACAAAGGAGATCACATTTTTGTTGACATT
Above is a genomic segment from Meleagris gallopavo isolate NT-WF06-2002-E0010 breed Aviagen turkey brand Nicholas breeding stock chromosome 7, Turkey_5.1, whole genome shotgun sequence containing:
- the NCKAP5 gene encoding LOW QUALITY PROTEIN: nck-associated protein 5 (The sequence of the model RefSeq protein was modified relative to this genomic sequence to represent the inferred CDS: deleted 2 bases in 1 codon) yields the protein MEETVRNLLQSQGSPGQNGEGTVNIMKAYQEKLSEDSRKCKEGMEKNHTAVDEDSRSESNSTEEEKEKTKLLLERLKALEAENSALALENENQREQYERCLDEVANQVVQALLTQKDLREECIKLKTRVFDLEQQNRTLSVLFQQRVKPASDLLLQKLHSRILDLSSGDLLSEVERNRSSVQLRPADAQIHECQQNVKSTIPVLKCHSQLNVTGPSRLYPRSSCSSSELSLSSACSEYSSGSSYTWNDGKTCSKRSSVSWDKRISIGSSLPSNLSSPADDLPPTRIKENHILEGLKKLQRQKVLLESPSVISKWGYKDCMNSNEGIYSPGVKCGSHHEQTHCKPMEIGSICTEHNKTFSYDSDSHDDADDDSSSLLLLQEVPSKDCRICRIYCNKLTHSVSDSLFHWDPNRKHLPERSSYFNSKERPEKLTSFVSGFQAEVESCTRAKLPDLQLDQSLANIGWKDLNFQLSDTDDNEVLDELHIESSDEKSPSDLLATPFTEKYTKNSDELIVTENSQFISSDKEERQTSAHSDIRPKTCNFIKQQKVVKKTSSEECITVIFDAEDGEPIEFSSHQTGVVTVTRNEISINQPESRSSAEYTELIPQGIANLQTGANARDYTVLEGPEDKTKKQPLEDSTGNKNTVVTTTCSESSPCGRVILQNAPRQKLVKPVYDVSYKTNSSPIVHAAINQKPILTKIPSRGKFSPQKNKMTESEEAPAATSVTSATLEKSPALPPVKLSRLKKAQSPPRNFDSKVNFQIPKPPALPLPSSKRPSRGNGTKYPKSQSPASPLLPQHLIEPTDYGEPPTRDSNHDLATVEARSPSPPLPPGRSTSLLIRPDYAHSPPVAVKLGGAVPGETAKNILKSSPSKGTANSGIHNQSSHDMQAKSVSSGAKIELSYLQENSEAIMQNKCISQQPHSACQGLSKVFTKQVCLKSTNQIGLHRNREFLSIDSQTGRSIPLGPSLETTSQEAHSSKKDISSDSGVDQPQKMPNILPATSQCHKTSASEPLLSQVNNSPLSTLFHGSDTANATQNSNEKGVKTRLPVGLKLFVKSPQLLRKSSTVPGKQEKDSINAASKSHVSTSKYKQNECATTKGAMDAELKDSKSDNEIKDNFTVRLSMDTASPHSHENGSLVIDRVDELERKLVKRSFSSSNKSHLKPALGMNGAKARSQSFSVHTGEKSSTLVTEGLGKVRTQIITNTSDRGNSLTRQNSAMEGLQIKVVPGSAATQETLSNTSKNTENSYSRQGSLGNNSNNQHGSPSKLPFRSSPKVDSFRNTSKYDGNKSFSVKDARSLSVQSEKSSENLKHEALNKKSVLPAELELDASATVSSKQISSFHSLGGIKCPHKLEAIKSQRQQMSLQLAEASHVADVFSSPALQPTIEEKVMLCIQENVQKGQEQNKSPTVETKQKTGPSIASWFGFRKSKLPALSSRKPDIPKTKVEKKNQEFQDLELSSKSERRKEKKQTEQHCEVENEINRKTDSSDFLDDAMEFKILKPSRNTSGKIGCEQIRGSTSATYSPKDSFMKELLNRVDKKAAQQTESGSNNVSYRSVSKGSSQGSSLHSNSISSQGNHKKNSNTKADMEMQNQTLANVVTENLQEEEEDTMTRTTCQSHVIGTTLYFTLDFIAVSREKLIHELEEERHLRLESEKRLREVTLESERNRAQMRGLQEQFSRYVA